The following are encoded together in the Malaya genurostris strain Urasoe2022 chromosome 3, Malgen_1.1, whole genome shotgun sequence genome:
- the LOC131434020 gene encoding uncharacterized protein K02A2.6-like, whose translation MAHGGEDSFSDNNLMQQIVRQNQQMAEQNSRLMILLERFGIQEGSDSGRSSRNPEFIIESLASNIHEFTYDPDNGLVFDRWYRKYEDLFLKDGAKLDDAAKVRLLLRSLSVNVFDRYVNFVLPQHPREFSFEETVKKLKGLFSIRISLFSKRYHCFQLTKNDADDFVTYAGTVNKHCEDFELNKLTADQFKSLVFICGLRSSKDADIRTRLLSKLETNVEEDCKLESLITECQRLHNLKHDTAMVEQKQKTVSSVCTVKQKKTHPNPSGPKTTTNGKLSTPKTPCWQCGEMHFVRDCSFTKHLCRDCKQTGHKEGYCGCYTAKTASKKKHHKVNGVYVKINDAEVTLQFDTASDITIISRMQWSKNLGSPPLLPTTRVATTASGKALQFLGELSSTVTLGSITKIGKLYVAHNNLNLFGLEWIDLFDLWHKSLSAICNQVQVDIPSVVEHYKSRFPDVFLKGLGHCKKTQCPVPFTTIGKVDAELQRLQELGLNAALESNIYPLPVPEDIFSKLNGCNYFSIIDLSDAYLQVEVDDDSKNLLAINTHRGLFRFNRLAPGVKSAPGAFQQLMNTMIADIEGVESFLDDLMVYSKTVEEHHAILTVLFNRMQQ comes from the exons ATGGCACACGGTGGCGAAGACAGTTTTTCGGACAATAATTTGATGCAACAGATCGTTCGACAAAACCAGCAGATGGCAGAGCAGAACTCACGATTGATGATCCTCCTGGAGCGATTCGGCATTCAAGAAGGCTCCGATTCCGGTCGTTCGTCACGTAACCcggaattcatcatcgaatcacTGGCTTCCAACATCCATGAGTTTACGTACGATCCAGATAATGGATTAGTTTTCGACCGGTGGTATCGAAAATACGAAGATCTTTTTCTCAAGGACGGTGCGAAATTGGACGATGCAGCGAAAGTACGATTACTCCTGAGAAGTCTCAGTGTCAACGTTTTCGATCGATACGTCAATTTCGTGCTTCCACAACATCCCCGTGAGTTCTCGTTTGAAGAAACTGTGAAGAAACTCAAGGGTCTGTTCAGCATTCGCATTTCACTGTTCAGCAAACGTTATCATTGTTTTCAGCTGACAAAAAACGATGCTGATGACTTTGTGACATACGCTGGAACAGTTAACAAGCACTGTGAAGATTTTGAGTTAAACAAACTAACCGCCGATCAATTCAAAAGTTTGGTTTTCATCTGTGGACTTCGTTCGTCGAAGGACGCGGATATTCGAACAAGATTATTGTCAAAGCTCGAAACGAACGTTGAAGAAGATTGTAAACTAGAATCGCTTATCACGGAATGTCAACGTCTTCACAATCTCAAGCATGATACCGCTATGGTGGAACAGAAGCAGAAAACGGTAAGCTCTGTCTGTACAGTCAAGCAGAAGAAGACTCATCCGAATCCATCTGGACCGAAAACCACCACAAACGGTAAATTAAGCACCCCGAAGACACCCTGTTGGCAATGCGGTGAAATGCATTTTGTTCGCGACTGTTCGTTTACAAAGCATTTGTGCAGAGACTGTAAGCAAACCGGACATAAGGAAGGTTACTGTGGCTGCTACACTGCGAAGACAGCAAGCAAGAAAAAGCATCACAAGGTAAATGGAGTTTATGTAAAGATTAATGATGCAGAAGTGACTCTGCAGTTTGACACCGCTTCAGACATCACAATCATTTCTCGGATGCAGTGGAGCAAAAACCTTGGATCACCTCCTTTACTCCCAACCACACGAGTAGCGACAACAGCATCTGGTAAGGCTCTCCAATTTCTTGGTGAACTTTCAAGTACAGTTACACTTGGAAGCATTACCAAAATCGGAAAACTCTACGTGGCCCATAACAATCTCAACCTGTTTGGGCTCGAGTGGATTGATTTGTTCGATCTATGGCACAAATCATTGTCAGCAATTTGCAACCAAGTACAAGTTGATATTCCCAGCGTAGTCGAACACTATAAATCAAGATTCCCCGATGTATTCCTGAAAGGTCTTGGGCACTGCAAGAAAACTCAG TGTCCTGTTCCATTCACGACTATCGGAAAAGTTGATGCTGAGTTGCAACGTCTTCAAGAGCTGG GACTCAACGCCGCTCTGGAGTCAAACATATATCCACTACCAGTTCCCGAAGACATTTTCAGCAAGCTCAACGGCTGTAATTATTTCAGCATAATCGATCTCAGCGACGCCTACCTGCAAGTAGAAGTGGATGACGACTCGAAAAATTTGCTGGCCATAAACACCCATCGAGGACTGTTTCGTTTCAACCGGCTCGCACCTGGGGTGAAATCCGCACCTGGAGCTTTCCAACAGCTGATGAACACGATGATTGCAGATATCGAGGGTGTCGAATCGTTCCTGGATGATCTAATGGTTTACAGTAAAACAGTTGAAGAACATCATGCAATTCTCACTGTTCTTTTCAACCGAATGCAGCAGTAA